The following proteins are co-located in the Flammeovirga kamogawensis genome:
- a CDS encoding DUF4345 domain-containing protein, which yields MNLKKIYLSIFAITLSVIALLYGINPQWFTDTFLDTSMIIHTDAAHILRAVSGLYLALIGFFIYGIFDEKYTDAAIVITAVFCFGLASGRSVSILFDGLPSPILLLYVFMEYSIVPIAYLLLKKTAATSSSHQVSLA from the coding sequence ATGAATTTAAAAAAAATATACCTTTCGATCTTTGCAATTACTTTATCAGTTATAGCATTATTATATGGGATTAACCCTCAATGGTTTACTGATACATTTTTAGATACAAGCATGATTATACACACAGATGCAGCACATATATTAAGAGCAGTATCTGGATTATATCTTGCACTTATAGGTTTCTTTATTTATGGAATATTTGACGAAAAATATACTGATGCTGCTATTGTTATCACTGCAGTTTTTTGTTTCGGTTTGGCATCAGGTAGATCAGTAAGTATTCTTTTTGATGGTCTTCCTTCTCCAATATTATTATTATATGTATTTATGGAATATTCGATAGTGCCAATTGCATATCTTTTATTAAAGAAAACTGCAGCAACTTCAAGTTCTCATCAAGTTAGTCTTGCATAA
- the cobA gene encoding uroporphyrinogen-III C-methyltransferase, which translates to MTPTFHLIGAGPGDAELLTLKALRVLKESKVVLYDALVSQDILNFIPENVEKIYVGKRAGAHYLKQEETNALIVEMAFKYGSVTRLKGGDSFVFGRGQEEIEYTESFGIDSYVVPGISSSLAGPTLAGIPVTKRGINESFWVVTATTCSGGLSKDLTHAAASSATIVVLMGVGKLELIAQLFSMYRNENEPIALVQDASLPTQKVVIGTLKDIVERANDKGVRPPAVIVIGEVVALGKESDIIAASSNSKVSL; encoded by the coding sequence ATGACACCTACTTTTCACTTAATCGGCGCTGGACCTGGAGATGCAGAATTACTTACTTTAAAAGCTCTTAGAGTACTTAAAGAAAGTAAAGTAGTTTTGTACGATGCATTAGTTTCTCAAGATATTTTGAACTTCATTCCTGAGAATGTAGAGAAGATATATGTTGGTAAAAGAGCAGGGGCACATTACTTAAAGCAAGAAGAAACAAATGCTTTAATTGTTGAAATGGCCTTTAAATACGGTTCGGTTACAAGATTAAAAGGAGGTGATTCATTTGTATTTGGTAGAGGGCAAGAAGAAATTGAATATACTGAATCTTTTGGAATAGACTCATATGTTGTTCCTGGTATTTCGTCTTCTTTAGCTGGACCAACTTTAGCTGGAATACCTGTTACTAAAAGAGGTATTAATGAAAGTTTTTGGGTTGTAACTGCAACAACTTGTTCAGGAGGGTTATCAAAAGACCTTACTCATGCGGCAGCTTCGTCAGCAACAATTGTTGTTTTAATGGGTGTTGGGAAATTAGAATTAATAGCTCAATTATTTTCTATGTACAGAAATGAAAATGAGCCAATTGCATTAGTACAAGATGCTTCCTTGCCAACACAAAAAGTAGTGATTGGAACCTTGAAAGATATCGTAGAACGTGCAAATGATAAAGGTGTTAGGCCTCCAGCTGTAATAGTGATAGGAGAGGTAGTAGCACTAGGAAAAGAAAGTGATATAATAGCAGCTTCTTCAAATAGTAAAGTTTCTTTATAG
- a CDS encoding molybdopterin molybdotransferase MoeA, whose protein sequence is MQNHLIEPSKVDEIISKVHLDLPSEKVNFIESLGRTLAEDIYADRDFPPFDRVAMDGIGIHHSAIENNNNLFAIEGVQPAGSSQLTLKDNGNCIEVMTGAILPKGADVVIPYEWTERKGEKMCVLDFKHAQTFTNVHRKGVDVKKGEVLIKKGTVITSAEIGIITTVGKEEVIVKTLPKVAVIATGDELVGVDQIPADYQIRMSNCYSIQSRLKEEGISSKIYHIVDDKDALKEKIKGLFTSYDIFVFSGGVSKGKFDYLPQVFEELGVVKQFHGVKQRPGKPFWFGITKNNQPIFALPGNPVSTYLCANRYLLPWLRQELNKEINQGKAILDSNYSFSKPLTYFLQVKSYYNKLGELCVSPTTGGGSGDLANLSNADAFVELPSDKNSFKKGDKLPIWFYKK, encoded by the coding sequence ATGCAAAATCATTTGATAGAACCTTCGAAAGTAGATGAAATAATTTCGAAAGTGCATTTAGATTTGCCTTCAGAAAAGGTAAATTTTATAGAATCTTTAGGTCGTACTTTGGCAGAAGACATTTATGCTGATAGAGATTTCCCCCCTTTTGATAGGGTAGCTATGGACGGTATCGGTATTCATCATTCTGCAATAGAAAATAATAATAATTTATTTGCAATCGAAGGCGTTCAACCTGCAGGAAGCTCTCAGTTAACCTTAAAAGATAATGGTAATTGTATTGAAGTAATGACTGGTGCAATTCTTCCAAAAGGTGCAGATGTGGTTATACCTTATGAATGGACAGAAAGGAAGGGAGAGAAGATGTGTGTTTTAGATTTTAAGCATGCACAAACTTTTACAAATGTTCATAGAAAAGGAGTAGATGTAAAGAAAGGAGAAGTGCTTATTAAGAAAGGTACGGTAATAACATCTGCAGAAATTGGAATTATAACAACAGTAGGAAAAGAAGAAGTAATTGTAAAAACGTTACCTAAAGTAGCTGTAATTGCTACTGGTGATGAATTAGTAGGTGTAGATCAAATACCTGCTGATTATCAAATTAGAATGTCTAACTGTTACTCAATACAATCTAGGTTAAAAGAAGAAGGGATATCTTCAAAAATATATCATATAGTTGATGATAAAGATGCCTTGAAAGAAAAAATTAAAGGACTCTTTACTTCTTATGATATTTTTGTGTTTAGTGGAGGTGTTTCTAAGGGCAAATTTGACTACCTTCCACAAGTATTTGAGGAGTTGGGAGTTGTAAAACAGTTTCATGGGGTAAAGCAAAGACCTGGTAAACCATTTTGGTTTGGTATTACAAAAAATAATCAGCCAATATTTGCATTACCAGGAAATCCGGTTTCTACATATTTGTGTGCAAATAGATACCTTTTACCTTGGTTGAGGCAAGAGTTGAATAAGGAAATTAATCAAGGAAAAGCTATTTTAGATAGTAATTATTCTTTCAGTAAGCCATTGACTTACTTTTTACAAGTAAAGTCATATTATAATAAATTGGGTGAACTATGTGTATCTCCAACCACAGGAGGAGGATCTGGAGATTTAGCAAACTTATCTAATGCAGATGCTTTTGTAGAGTTACCTTCTGATAAAAACTCATTTAAAAAAGGAGATAAATTACCAATTTGGTTTTATAAAAAATAG
- a CDS encoding DUF7009 family protein — protein MKLRLKDNSIRLRLNVNDLNTLNNDGEVWEVSQLGKTSFTYGVKSIERGEMSAEMENNRLKFCLTVDQIKEWIETSKVGYSSIQNNEDGSELKLLIEKDFKCLTDRDEDESNNFENPNKTC, from the coding sequence ATGAAATTAAGATTAAAAGACAACAGTATTCGATTAAGATTGAATGTAAACGACCTTAATACATTAAATAATGATGGTGAGGTATGGGAAGTATCTCAGTTAGGAAAAACATCTTTTACCTATGGAGTAAAATCAATAGAAAGAGGTGAAATGAGTGCTGAAATGGAGAATAATCGTTTGAAGTTCTGCTTAACAGTTGATCAAATTAAAGAATGGATAGAGACTAGTAAAGTAGGTTATTCTTCTATTCAAAATAACGAAGATGGCTCAGAATTAAAATTGTTGATTGAAAAAGATTTTAAATGTCTTACTGATAGAGATGAAGACGAAAGCAACAATTTTGAAAACCCTAACAAAACTTGCTAG
- the moaC gene encoding cyclic pyranopterin monophosphate synthase MoaC translates to MKDKTEKNETLTHLDANGNPSMVDVGEKNITTRTAKAQSIVEFPIDVANTIRNQDNATKKGSIFQTAIIAGIMGTKKTSELIPLCHPLPLDKCNIEIEWINYTEVRIISTAKVTSKTGVEMEALTGASVAALTIYDMCKALSQDINIKETKLFHKSGGKTDFNR, encoded by the coding sequence ATGAAAGATAAAACAGAAAAAAACGAAACATTAACGCATCTTGATGCAAATGGAAACCCATCTATGGTTGATGTTGGCGAAAAAAATATAACAACTCGAACTGCTAAAGCTCAATCTATTGTTGAATTTCCAATAGATGTAGCGAATACAATTCGTAATCAAGATAACGCCACAAAAAAAGGATCAATATTTCAGACTGCAATTATTGCTGGAATTATGGGTACAAAAAAGACTTCTGAATTGATTCCTCTTTGTCACCCTTTACCTCTGGATAAATGTAATATTGAAATTGAGTGGATAAACTATACAGAAGTAAGAATAATAAGTACAGCCAAAGTAACATCTAAAACAGGTGTTGAAATGGAAGCTCTCACTGGTGCTTCTGTTGCTGCTCTTACTATTTATGATATGTGTAAAGCATTATCACAAGACATAAACATTAAGGAAACAAAATTATTCCATAAATCAGGCGGTAAAACGGACTTTAATAGATGA
- a CDS encoding NTP transferase domain-containing protein, whose product MKHQKHAKLTRKKMGTIATNELAIMGTTCGEIKNLVEKLSNEIAPLTSAFIDMDHKSDEEELKKSFLGSTTSVYTDKINFHRIDLKSELNEFEKRKYFNSFDFTFINGNHYKAEKQLLVIDSRKPLIKKIAKITNPVAIVFSATENVIPSELLNELPELKTLPQFSIEDIDKIGEFIAASIIDKPTLKGLVLVGGKSTRMGSDKAILDYHGKPQWEYAKELLAPYCEDVYVSVADNSTSYKDTPQVTDKFLGLGPMGGILSAFQEDPNSAWLVIACDLPLLSTKSLDHLVAKRNIHKIATSFKSPTLDFPEPLICIWEPKAYGTLLEYLSWGYSCPRKALINSDIELLISEHEEEMTNANTQEEFIEIKNNL is encoded by the coding sequence ATGAAACATCAAAAACACGCTAAATTAACTCGTAAAAAAATGGGTACTATTGCTACAAATGAATTAGCAATTATGGGTACTACTTGTGGTGAAATTAAAAATTTAGTTGAAAAGCTCTCAAACGAAATAGCCCCTTTAACATCCGCTTTTATAGACATGGATCATAAAAGTGATGAAGAAGAATTAAAAAAATCATTTTTAGGTTCTACTACGTCAGTTTATACTGATAAAATTAACTTCCATCGAATTGACCTCAAAAGTGAATTAAATGAATTTGAAAAACGTAAATATTTTAACTCTTTTGATTTTACTTTTATCAATGGTAATCATTATAAGGCAGAAAAACAGCTTTTAGTAATTGATAGTAGAAAACCTTTAATCAAGAAAATTGCTAAAATTACAAACCCTGTTGCAATTGTTTTTAGTGCTACAGAGAATGTAATACCATCAGAACTTTTAAACGAATTACCAGAACTTAAAACACTTCCTCAATTTTCAATAGAAGACATTGATAAAATTGGTGAGTTTATAGCAGCTTCAATTATAGATAAACCCACATTAAAAGGTTTAGTTTTAGTTGGAGGGAAAAGTACTAGAATGGGATCTGACAAAGCTATTTTAGATTACCATGGCAAACCACAATGGGAATATGCAAAAGAATTATTAGCTCCATATTGTGAAGATGTTTACGTTTCCGTTGCTGACAATTCTACTTCTTATAAAGACACTCCTCAGGTTACAGATAAATTTTTAGGGCTAGGCCCAATGGGAGGTATTTTATCGGCTTTCCAAGAAGATCCAAACTCTGCCTGGCTAGTGATTGCATGCGACTTACCACTTCTATCTACAAAATCTTTAGATCATTTGGTAGCAAAAAGAAACATCCACAAGATAGCAACCTCTTTTAAAAGCCCTACACTAGATTTTCCTGAGCCATTAATTTGTATTTGGGAACCTAAAGCTTATGGTACTTTACTAGAGTATTTAAGTTGGGGATATTCTTGCCCTAGAAAAGCACTTATTAATAGTGATATCGAATTATTAATTTCTGAACATGAAGAAGAAATGACCAATGCGAATACCCAGGAAGAGTTTATTGAGATAAAAAATAATTTATAA